A window of Kwoniella newhampshirensis strain CBS 13917 chromosome 9, whole genome shotgun sequence contains these coding sequences:
- a CDS encoding 40S ribosomal eS27 domain-containing protein: MRFDLPPSLNLPFITTSLLPHTGLPGTRSVIRSRRSHASWTKICWSYCLAAHALKNHPADLCSSPRPIQTLAIDLLNRPADVQARTHKLKKVVPEPNSFFMDVKCPGCFAITTVFSHASTVVQCQGCATALCQPTGGKAKLTEGCSFRRKN, from the exons ATG AGGTTCGATCTGCCTCCATCCCTCAACCTACCTTTCATCACTACCTCTCTATTGCCTCATACCGGCCTGCCTGGTACTCGATCGGTCATACGATCTCGCCGCTCACACGCATCATGGACCAAAATCTGTTGGAGCTATTGTCTCGCGGCACATGCATTGAAGAATCATCCCGCTGACCTTTgttcctctcctcgtcccatTCAGACTCTCGCCATCGATCTCCTTAACCGACCCGCCGACGTCCAGGCCCGAACTCACAAGCTCAAGAAGGTTGTCCCCGAGCCCAACTCTTTCTTCATGGACGTCAAGTGCCCTGGTTGTTTCGCCATCAC CACCGTCTTCTCCCACGCCTCTACCGTCGTCCAGTGCCAAGGATGCGCCACCGCTCTTTGCCAACCCACCGGTGGTAAGGCCAAGTTGAccgagg GCTGCTCTTTCCGACGAAAGAACTAG
- a CDS encoding UV damage endonuclease UvdE: MAPRKTRSSTGTVAAPTTAELHTSASNGDALAPHHTLVDAIEHIPSAPQALISKTSAGSEGSLTPISSSPSRMDADEMEKQEAKAVVDAATERVLSQRKRSTKKDISYVETEPGHDHEEEGEADGGFEMPDLSELSEPESVVKTSVKKKATPKKKKTTTPKIKATAGIKAGGEDEEAAETMEEKPKKVKKPTPKKSRIAVDEPELDEDGNEVVKKKRKAKVYPKKVYDIPDVERKTTTFKGRLGYACLNTVLRGTKPDSIFCSRTCRIASIEEEGMELPKGLALLNVRDLKTMIQWNEDNKIRFMRMSSEMFPFASHAKYGYDLSFADEGLKEAGRLAKQYGHRLTMHPGQFTQIGSPKDGVVEASIRELNYQCEIMDRMEIGIEGVMIIHMGGIYGDKESTLARFKENYTSRLSENVKKRLVLENDEICYNVDDIFPLCDELDIPIIFDYHHDWIYPSSKPPSVLIPKIAEIWKRRGIPMKQHLSEPRPGAESVMERRAHADRCKTLPPDLPDDVDLMIEAKDKEQAVFELYRIYGLEDVIHDNLRPPDPNPGMHTKGRKSSLKKKTKETGEVDSDGEPINLSDIEKEGDGDIGDESVIKGKKTVGARNDAGMEVDGEEGLVHQEGTVGAKATATATATKSRKRKSDVVAAGEGVIAEAREESTSKGPAKTKRGRQSGAKKTVVKEEEGEQEQVHVEEGLEENKENVAVVEEEEGIKPAAKKRGRASKVKEV; encoded by the exons ATGGCCCCTCGAAAGACACGATCCTCCACGGGCACAGTCGCAGCACCAACGACCGCTGAGCTACACACCTCAGCCAGTAATGGGGACGCCCTCGCACCGCATCACACACTGGTCGACGCGATTGAACATATCCCATCAGCTCCTCAGGCGTTGATCTCCAAGACCTCAGCTGGATCAGAAGGGTCTCTCACAcctatctcttcttcaccgtcACGGATGGACgcggacgagatggagaaacAAGAAGCAAAGGCCGTGGTCGATGCGGCGACAGAACGAGTGCTGAGTCAACGGAAACGATCAACGAAGAAAGATATCTCATATGTCGAAACTGAACCTGGCCACGatcatgaagaagagggagaagcagatggaGGATTCGAGATGCCTGATTTATCAGAACTCTCAGAGCCGGAAAGTGTAGTCAAGACCTCTGTCAAGAAAAAGGCTACCCcgaaaaagaagaagacgaccACGCCCAAAATCAAAGCCACAGCTGGCATAAAGGCAGGaggggaggacgaggaggcaGCAGAgacgatggaggagaaacctaagaaggtgaagaagccTACACCTAAGAAATCGAGGATAGCAGTGGATGAGCCGGAgcttgatgaagatggtaATGAGGttgtgaagaagaagagaaaggcCAAGGTGTACCCTAAAAAGGTTTACGATATACCCGatgtggagaggaagactACCACATTCAAAG GTCGACTGGGTTATGCATGCTTGAACACTGTGCTGAGAGGTACGAAACCGGATAGCATCTTCTGTTCGAGGACGTGTCGGATCGCAAGTatagaggaagaggggatGGAGTTACCGAAGGGCTTGGCATTGCTGAACGTGAGAGATCTGAAAACAATGATACAG TGGAATGAAGACAACAA AATCCGTTTCATGCGCATGTCTTCGGAGATGTTCCCATTTGCTTCTCACGCCAAATACGGCTACGACCTTTCCTTCGCAGATGAGGGACTGAaagaagctggaagacTGGCAAAGCAATATGGTCATCGATTGACTATGCATCCGGGACAG TTCACTCAAATTGGGTCACCTAAAGATGGGGTGGTGGAAGCGTCAATCCGAGAGCTGAATTATCAGTGTGAGATTATGGACAGGATGGAAATCGGGATTGAAGGAGtcatgat CATTCATATGGGCGGTATCTATGGAGATAAAGAAAGTACTCTGGCGAGGTTCAAGGAGAATTACACGTCCCGTCTCAGCGAAAatgtgaagaagagactGGTTCTCGAAaacgacgag ATCTGCTATAACGTCGACgacatcttccctctctgcGATGAGCTTGACATTCCCATAATCTTCGACTAT CACCACGACTGGATCTACCCTTCCTCCAAGCCGCCTTCCGTCCTGATACCCAAAATCGCCGAGATATGGAAAAGACGAGGTATCCCCATGAAGCAACATCTGTCCGAGCCCCGTCCCGGAGCCGAAAGTGTCATGGAGCGAAGAGCACATGCGGATAGATGTAAGACTTTACCTCCAGACTTGCCGGACGATGTGGATCTAATGATCGAAGCGAAAGATAAG GAACAAGCCGTGTTTGAGCTCTATAGGATATA CGGTCTCGAGGATGTCATTCACGACAATCTGCGGCCACCGGACCCCAATCCTGGCATGCATACGAAGGGTCGTAAGAGCAGTctgaagaa GAAAACGAAAGAGACCGGTGAAGTCGATTCAGATGGTGAACCCATCAACTTGTCCGACAtagagaaagaaggagatggcgaCATTGGCGACGAAAGCGTTatcaaggggaagaagacggtTGGAGCGAGAAATGACGCGGGTATGGAAGTtgatggcgaagagggattGGTACATCAAGAAGGGACGGTGGGAGCGAAGGCGACGGCGACGGCGACGGCGACAAAGAGCAGGAAAAGGAAATCTGATGTGGTCGCTGCTGGGGAAGGGGTTATAGCtgaagcgagagaggagtcAACTTCCAAAGGACCAGCAAAAACGAAAAGGGGGAGGCAAAGCGGGGCCAAGAAAACCGtagtgaaagaggaagaaggagagcaagagcaagtgcacgtggaagagggactggaggagaacaaggagaacGTGGCTGtggtagaagaagaggagggtaTAAAACCTGCTGCTAaaaagaggggaagagcGAGTAAAGTGAAAGAAGTCTGA